The Phycisphaerae bacterium genome includes the window GCCTTCTCACTCGGAATGTCACCACTCATCACACGATGACCTGGGTGCTCAAACACCCGGCTACTCCGGTTTCACAACCGGCCAACGTCGTTTTCCCGTCAGCTTCTCTTCCAGTTTGAGGATGCCCTCGATCAGAGCCTCCGGTCGCGGCGGACACCCGGGAACGTAAACGTCCACCGGAAAAAGCTGATCCGCGCCTTCAACCACCGCGTACTGGCCCGGAAACACGAACGGGCCGCCGGAAATCGCACAGTTGCCCATCGCAATGACCCATTTCGGCTCGGCCATCTGATCGTACAGCGTCTTGACCGCAGCCGCCATCTTCTTGTTGATCGTGCCGGCGATGATCATCAGGTCCGCCTGG containing:
- the nuoB gene encoding NADH-quinone oxidoreductase subunit NuoB gives rise to the protein MEAQEDQLLKDCAPYVKFAKLDELLNLGRAYSLWPLTFGLACCAIEMMATGAARFDLARFGAEVFRPSPRQADLMIIAGTINKKMAAAVKTLYDQMAEPKWVIAMGNCAISGGPFVFPGQYAVVEGADQLFPVDVYVPGCPPRPEALIEGILKLEEKLTGKRRWPVVKPE